Proteins encoded together in one Cyanobium sp. WAJ14-Wanaka window:
- a CDS encoding HEPN domain-containing protein, with product MAEHNPLVDEWIAKAEGDWEWTDVDITQIRSRMRDGYVYHLQQCIEKLMKARLLQLGQTFRKTHDLVGLSFALHAVDPAWSWDEDELEDLTESGVMNRYPGFDTSIEELEELKEIASRLRQALLLRLGSVSPEVST from the coding sequence ATGGCTGAACACAACCCTCTGGTTGATGAGTGGATCGCTAAGGCCGAGGGAGACTGGGAATGGACTGATGTTGATATAACTCAGATCAGATCTCGCATGCGCGATGGATATGTTTATCACCTACAGCAATGCATCGAAAAGCTCATGAAAGCACGCCTGCTTCAACTGGGGCAGACATTCCGAAAAACACATGATTTAGTTGGCCTATCCTTTGCGCTTCATGCTGTAGATCCTGCTTGGAGCTGGGATGAAGACGAACTGGAGGACTTAACAGAATCGGGTGTAATGAATCGCTACCCAGGTTTCGACACATCCATAGAGGAACTCGAGGAGCTCAAGGAGATCGCCAGCCGCCTGCGCCAGGCGCTTCTGCTTCGGCTTGGATCCGTTTCCCCGGAGGTAAGCACCTGA
- a CDS encoding nucleotidyltransferase domain-containing protein yields MPESSLLSEDLRSVRIVTRDGLEAFTRQLVEKFAPEKVILFGSQARGDAGLHSDADILVVMPYEGRPFAKSREIRRACKPGFRVDLVIWRPEDIESRYRWGDPIIREALDHGEVLHG; encoded by the coding sequence ATGCCTGAATCCAGCCTTCTTTCGGAAGACCTGCGAAGCGTTCGCATTGTCACGCGTGATGGGCTTGAGGCGTTCACCAGGCAGTTAGTGGAAAAGTTTGCCCCTGAAAAGGTGATCCTGTTTGGATCCCAGGCCAGAGGTGATGCCGGCTTGCATTCGGATGCCGACATTCTGGTGGTGATGCCATACGAAGGCAGGCCATTTGCAAAGAGCCGTGAAATCCGCAGGGCCTGCAAACCAGGTTTTCGAGTGGATCTGGTGATCTGGCGTCCCGAAGATATCGAATCTCGTTATCGCTGGGGTGATCCAATCATTCGCGAGGCGCTGGACCATGGGGAGGTGTTGCATGGCTGA
- a CDS encoding PPC domain-containing DNA-binding protein, translated as MRVVPLRLMPGDDLRLALESWMGAQQEQAGCLISAIGSLSVAQLRLAGASQATVIHGDLEILSLAGTLSIDGSHLHIAIADSRGTLIGGHLCSGSLLRTTAELVVGLLPEWQFSRELDPATGYAELQITRRPPEIAASKPRH; from the coding sequence ATGAGGGTTGTTCCATTGCGGCTGATGCCTGGCGACGACCTGCGCCTTGCGCTGGAGTCCTGGATGGGCGCTCAACAGGAACAGGCAGGCTGTTTGATCAGCGCCATCGGCAGCCTGTCGGTGGCCCAGCTGCGCTTGGCGGGAGCGTCCCAAGCCACCGTGATCCATGGCGACCTGGAGATCCTCAGCCTGGCCGGCACCCTTTCGATCGATGGTTCCCATCTACACATCGCCATCGCCGACAGCCGCGGCACCTTGATCGGCGGTCACCTCTGCAGCGGCTCGCTGTTACGCACCACCGCCGAACTAGTAGTTGGCCTGCTGCCCGAGTGGCAGTTCAGCAGGGAGCTGGATCCGGCAACTGGCTACGCCGAGCTCCAGATCACCCGGCGGCCTCCAGAAATAGCAGCCAGCAAGCCCCGCCACTGA